The Acidipropionibacterium virtanenii DNA segment CGGCGACTACGTCTTCATCGAGATGAACCCCCGCATCCAGGTGGAGCACACCGTCACCGAGGAGATCACCGGCGTCGACCTGGTCTCAGCCCAGATGCGCATCGCCGCGGGTGAGTCCCTCGAACAGATCGGCCTGTCCCAGGAGGGGATCTCCATCCGGGGCGCCGCACTCCAGTGCCGCATCACCACCGAGGACCCGGCCAACGGATTCCGCCCCGACACCGGCACCCTGTCGGTGTACCGCACCCCAGGAGGCGTCGGCGTCCGGCTGGACGGCGGCGTCGTGTTCGGCGGCGCGACCGTCGGCGCCAACTTCGACTCCCTGCTGGTCAAGATGACCTGCCGCGGACGCGACCTCGCACAGGCCGCGGCCAGGGCGTTCAGGGCCCTCAACGAGTTCCGGATCCGCGGCGTCTCCACCAACATCCCCTTCCTGGAGGCGGTGATCGCCGATCCCGAGTTCCTCGCCGGGCACACCAGCACCGGCTTCATCGACGCCCGCCCCGAACTGCTGCGCGCCCAGATCCCCGTCGACCGCGCCACCAAGCTGCTCACCTACCTGGCGGAGGTGAGCGTCAACCGGCCCAACGGTCCCGGCCCAGTCGACTGGATCCACCCTCGGGCCAAGCTCCCGGTGCTTCCCGACGAGGTGCGCAAGGCCGCCCCGCCGGCCGGATCGCGCTCCCACCTGCTCGACGTCGGCCCGGCCCGGTGGGCCGCCGACCTGCGCTCCCAGCAGGCCGTCGGCGTCACCGACACCACCTTCCGCGACGCCCACCAGTCCCTGCTGGCCACCCGGATCCGCACCCGCGACCTGCTCCACGCGGCCCCCGTCGTCGCCCGCACCCTGCCCCAGCTGCTCAGCGTGGAGGCCTGGGGAGGGGCCACCTACGACGTCGCGCTGCGGTTCCTCAAGGAGGACCCCTGGGACCGCCTGGACGCCCTCCATGCCGCGATGCCGAACCTGCCGATCCAGATGCTGCTGCGCGGGCGCAACACCGTCGGCTACACGCCGTATCCCCTCGAGGTGACCCACGCCTTCGTGGCCGAGGCCGCCAGATCCGGGGTTGACGTCTTCCGGATCTTCGACTCGCTCAACAACATCGACCAGATCCGCCCGGCCATCGAGGCCGTGCTGGAGACCGACCACGCCGTCGCCGAGGCGACGATGTGCTACACGGGCAACATGACCAGCCCCGACGAGACGCTCTACACCCTGGACTACTACCTGCGTCTGGCCGAGCAGCTCGTCGAATCCGGAGCTCACGTCATCGGGCTGAAGGACATGGCCGGACTGCTGCGCGCCCCGGCCGCCGCCAAACTGGTGACCGCGCTGCGGTCGCACTTCGACGTGCCGGTGCATCTGCACACTCACGACTCGGCCGGCGGCCAGCTCGGCACCCTGCTGGCGGCGATCGGCGCCGGGGTCGACGCCGTCGACGTCGCCGCGGCGTCGATGGCCGGTACCTCCTCGCAGGTCTCCATGTCCGCCCTGGTGGCGGCTCTGGAGGGCACCGAGCGGGACACCGGGCTGAGCCTGGACGCCGTCACCGACCTGGAGCCCTACTGGGCGGGCGTCCGCCAGCTCTACGCGCCCTTCGAGTCGGGGCTTCCCGGGCCGACCGGGCGGATCTACCGCACCGAGATCCCCGGCGGCCAACTGTCGAACCTGCGTCAGCAGGCCAACTCGCTGGGGCTCGGTCATCGCTTCGAGGAGGTCGAGGAGATGTACGCCGCGGCCAACAGGATCCTCGGCAACATCGTCAAGGTGACGCCCTCCTCCAAGGTGGTCGGCGACCTGGCCCTGGCGCTGGTGGGGCGCGACGCCGACCCGGCCGACTTCGAGGCCCATCCCGAGCACTACGACATCCCCGACTCGGTGATCGGCTTCCTCAACGGCGATCTCGGCACGCCCCCCGGCGGCTGGCCCGAGCCCTTCCGGAGCAAGGCGCTGGAGGGGCGTCGCACCAGGCCGGTGGTCGTCGACCTGTCAGAGGAGGACTCGGCCGACCTGGCCGCGCGTCCCCGATCTGCCCTCAACCGGCTCCTGTTCCCCGGGCCGACCCGGGAGTACCTGCAGGCCGTGGAGGACTACTCCGAGCTGTCGGTGGTGCCCACCCGCGAGTTCCTGCACGGCATCCGGCAGGGCGACGAGGTGGAGGTGGCCCTGGAGAAGGGTCACTCCCTGGAGTTGGGCATCTCGGCCATCGGCGACGCCGACGACCACGGCATGAGACAGGTGCTCTGCTCGGTCAACGGGCAGCCGCGCACCCTGTCGGTGCGCGACACCTCGGTCGACTCCGCGGTGCCCACCGCCGAGAAGGCCGACAGGAGCATTCCCGGCCAGGTGCCCGCCCCCTTCGCCGGCGTCATCACCCCGGTGGTGGAGGTGGGCGCGGAGGTGACCGCCGGACAGCAGGTGGCCACCATCGAGGCCATGAAGATGGAGGCCGCGGTCACCACGCCTGTCGCCGGCGCCGTCAAGCGCTGGGCCGTCGGCGTGGCGCAGTCGGTCGAGGGAGGAGACCTGCTTGCGGTGATCGAGTGAGGTCCGACATTGCGAACGCGTGCCGGGCGAGGGGCCCGGCGCGCGTCTCGGGGTGGAGCAGGCACTCCCAACACGCCGTCCCTCAGCCCTGGTGAGCGTCAGGACGGTGTCTTGGGAGTGGAATCTCCTGCAACGTGCGGACCAGCCCATGGCCGGGGGTGGCTCCCGTTCCCGGGTGTAACTTGTGGGCCACGATCGTTGATGAGAGGAATGTCACATGCCTGTGAGGACCACCCACGTCGGCTCCCTGCCGCGCACTCCCGAGCTGCTCGAGGCGAACGCCCGCCGGCAGGAGATGGGTGAGGAGGTGTTCCGGACGGTCCTCCAGTCGTCGGTCGACGAGGTGGTGCGCCGCCAGCACGAGATCGGCCTGAGCGTGATCAACGACGGCGAGTACGGCCACGCCATGACCGAGTCGGTGGACTACGGCGCCTGGTGGTTCTACTCCTTCTCCCGCTTCGGCGGACTGGAGCTCACCACCGACACCCGCTTCGAGATGGCCCCGCCCGCATCCGGGGGCACGGTGAAGCTGGCGCCGTTCGCGCAGCGCCGCGACTGGGTGCGCTTCGCCGACGCCTACTCCGACCCCGATTCCGGCATCCACACCGCCCGGCAGTCCGAGACCGCCTTCCCCACCATCACCGGCCCGCTCACCTACATCGGCCAGGACGCCGTGGCCGCCGACGTCGACGGCCTGCTGAGGGCCCTGGAAGCCAACGGCCTGTCGGCCTCCGACGGCTTCGTGGCGGCGCTGTCCCCGGGCTCGGCGGCCCGCATCTCCAACGCCTACTACGCCGACGACACCGAGGTGGTCCAAGCCTGCGCGGCCGCCCTCCACGAGGAGTACAAGGCGATCACCGACGCCGGGCTCACCGTCCAGATCGATGACCCGTCGATCGCCGAGTCCTGGGATCAGATCAACCCGGCGCCGGTCCTCGAGGACTACCGCGACTACATCCAGATCCGCATCGACGCTCTCAACCAGGCGCTGGAGGGGATTCCCGCCGAGCAGGTGCGCTTCCATGTGTGCTGGGGCTCCTGGCACGGCCCGCACACCACCGACATCCCGCTGTCCGACATCGTCGACAAGGTGCTCCAGGTGCATGCCAGCGGGTACTCCTTCGAGGCCGCCAACGCCCGCCACGAGCACGAGTGGACGGTCTGGGAGGACGTGGATCTGCCCGACGACAAGGTGCTCATCCCCGGCGTGGTGGGCCACTCCACCAATGTCGTCGAGCATCCGGAACTGGTGGCGCAGCGGATCCGGCGCTTCACCGACGCCGTGGGCCCCGACCGGGTGATCGCCTCCACCGACTGCGGCCTGGGAGGGCGGGTCTACCCGTCCATCGCCTGGGCGAAGCTGGAGTCCCTGGCGGCCGGAGCCGCGCTGGTCTGATTCAGTGGCGGGAGCCGCCCTCGTCTGCGGCTCGCGCTGGTCTGAGATCTGGGGTCGGCCGCCAAGTTGTGTAGGAAATGTGGGAACAGATGACCCCATTTCCTACACAACCTCAGGGGCCGGCCGTCCACGAGCGAGGCCGATCCCCATCTGGACGCGCTGACCATATCTGTCCAGTCCAAGATCTTGTTCGGTGCGGACCAGAGAACGGTGGAAGGTCGTGGTCGGCTCCTCCTCAGCGAATCCCAGCGCGCGGTAGAACGGCGCATTCCAAGGGACGTCGGCGTATGTGCGCAGAGTGAGCCTTTGATGGCCGCGTTCGTGGGCCGTGTTCATCGCAGCTGCGAGGAGCATCCGGCCGTATCCGCGGCGTCCGTACTCGGGCAGGACGGCCACCTGCTCCAGATGGGCCAGACCGTCGGCCTCGATGACGTGGACGAAACCCACCAGATGACCGGTTGCAGCCTGGGCGACGAGGAGGAATCCCGGCATCGCAGCGCGGGTGGCGCCTGGCTGCGCGGGCTCCCACCGGTCGGGCTCCAGGAACCCGATGAGGAGGGCGTCGGCCAGATTCTCGATCGTTTCGATCTGATCGAGTTCGTCGGCGCGGACGGGGCGGATGGTGATGGCCATCTGCCGATCGTAGGGCCGGGCCGGTGCTTCTTCTGGCTCTTCGCCTGCTTCTCTGCAGTGATGGGGAGGGGGAGGCCCTGTATTGTCACGGTGCCGAGAGCTATGGTCCGGAGAAGGGTTCAGTGACGCATATTTTCCATCACAGAACCTTTCCACCCGTTGATGACGTATTTCAGAGATGGAGCCGGGACGGGCGGGCCGGGTGGCCCGGTCAGCCTTCGGCGCGGTCCAGATACTGGACCAGGGCGTCCGGCAGGTCTTCGGACTCGGTTTCAACCAGCAGGGCCCCTTCCCAGGGATCTCTCCCCAGTGGCGTGTCGCCCTGCCGTCCACCTCACCGCTGCGCGTCAGTCCCGGAGTCTCACCGGATTCCCTTGGCGCCGGACGTCACAGATAATACCCAGCTCCCCGAGAGAGTGCGGCTCTCGTAGCGGGATGCCAGATGATGGTGGGCTCCGCCTGGCACCCTTTGGGGAAAGTGCCAAAGTTGCGCAACTCCCAAAGGAGTCAATATTGACCCCAAACGATGCACTTGAAGCGATCGCCGACGGTGCGACTGCCGATGAGCTCGAGCATCAGCAGCTCGACTTCAAGACGCAGGGCCGTTCACGCCCCTGACACAGCCGATGACCTCGCGGAGGCCGCCGCATGTTTTGCCAACGCTTCGGGAGGAACCATCATCGTCGGCGTAGCCGACAAGGTGCGCGGTACCGAGGCCTTCCTGGGAACCGATCTGGAACCGGGCTTCGTTCGGCGACGTGTCTTTGAAAGGACCCAGCCGAACCTCGACGTCATGGTGAGGGAGTTCAACTACGCAGGCAAGCGATTGCTCTTGATCACTGTCCAGGAGGGACTCGACGTCTACGTTGCCAATGGAAAAGCTCCGAGGCGACGCTTCGAGGCGTCCTGCCTACCGCGCAGTGGTATCGATCTGATGAGGCTCAG contains these protein-coding regions:
- a CDS encoding pyruvate carboxylase — encoded protein: MFSKILVANRGEIAVRAFRAATELGIRTVAVFTHEDRFAEFRLKADESYQIGEPGHPVRAYLDVDGIIEAARQAEADAIYPGYGFLSENPDLAEACAAAGITFIGPPQRVLELTGDKARAIAAAREAGLPTLHDSEPSDDVDTLVEAAQQIGFPLFVKAVNGGGGRGMRQVDDPARLRAAIIEAQREAESAFGDNRMYIEQAVVDPRHIEVQVLADGQGGSIHLYERDCSLQRRHQKVLELAPAPNLDPELRDRICADALRFIRHIDYVNAGTVEFLLSQNGDYVFIEMNPRIQVEHTVTEEITGVDLVSAQMRIAAGESLEQIGLSQEGISIRGAALQCRITTEDPANGFRPDTGTLSVYRTPGGVGVRLDGGVVFGGATVGANFDSLLVKMTCRGRDLAQAAARAFRALNEFRIRGVSTNIPFLEAVIADPEFLAGHTSTGFIDARPELLRAQIPVDRATKLLTYLAEVSVNRPNGPGPVDWIHPRAKLPVLPDEVRKAAPPAGSRSHLLDVGPARWAADLRSQQAVGVTDTTFRDAHQSLLATRIRTRDLLHAAPVVARTLPQLLSVEAWGGATYDVALRFLKEDPWDRLDALHAAMPNLPIQMLLRGRNTVGYTPYPLEVTHAFVAEAARSGVDVFRIFDSLNNIDQIRPAIEAVLETDHAVAEATMCYTGNMTSPDETLYTLDYYLRLAEQLVESGAHVIGLKDMAGLLRAPAAAKLVTALRSHFDVPVHLHTHDSAGGQLGTLLAAIGAGVDAVDVAAASMAGTSSQVSMSALVAALEGTERDTGLSLDAVTDLEPYWAGVRQLYAPFESGLPGPTGRIYRTEIPGGQLSNLRQQANSLGLGHRFEEVEEMYAAANRILGNIVKVTPSSKVVGDLALALVGRDADPADFEAHPEHYDIPDSVIGFLNGDLGTPPGGWPEPFRSKALEGRRTRPVVVDLSEEDSADLAARPRSALNRLLFPGPTREYLQAVEDYSELSVVPTREFLHGIRQGDEVEVALEKGHSLELGISAIGDADDHGMRQVLCSVNGQPRTLSVRDTSVDSAVPTAEKADRSIPGQVPAPFAGVITPVVEVGAEVTAGQQVATIEAMKMEAAVTTPVAGAVKRWAVGVAQSVEGGDLLAVIE
- a CDS encoding cobalamin-independent methionine synthase II family protein; amino-acid sequence: MPVRTTHVGSLPRTPELLEANARRQEMGEEVFRTVLQSSVDEVVRRQHEIGLSVINDGEYGHAMTESVDYGAWWFYSFSRFGGLELTTDTRFEMAPPASGGTVKLAPFAQRRDWVRFADAYSDPDSGIHTARQSETAFPTITGPLTYIGQDAVAADVDGLLRALEANGLSASDGFVAALSPGSAARISNAYYADDTEVVQACAAALHEEYKAITDAGLTVQIDDPSIAESWDQINPAPVLEDYRDYIQIRIDALNQALEGIPAEQVRFHVCWGSWHGPHTTDIPLSDIVDKVLQVHASGYSFEAANARHEHEWTVWEDVDLPDDKVLIPGVVGHSTNVVEHPELVAQRIRRFTDAVGPDRVIASTDCGLGGRVYPSIAWAKLESLAAGAALV
- a CDS encoding GNAT family N-acetyltransferase, which codes for MAITIRPVRADELDQIETIENLADALLIGFLEPDRWEPAQPGATRAAMPGFLLVAQAATGHLVGFVHVIEADGLAHLEQVAVLPEYGRRGYGRMLLAAAMNTAHERGHQRLTLRTYADVPWNAPFYRALGFAEEEPTTTFHRSLVRTEQDLGLDRYGQRVQMGIGLARGRPAPEVV